The uncultured Fusobacterium sp. genome includes a window with the following:
- a CDS encoding TrmB family transcriptional regulator translates to MEKIVNKLMGIGFSKTEALIYITLLKIGQANGYKLAKELELSKSTIYQALDGMHKNGYILMIPNSSKEYEAKNPELLFEELEKKYFANSMSLKKDLKNVGRNSKKDYFYKLEGEENIKKALMDIIDSSKQEIYINTDFNLIEFRENIKKAIERGVRVIAFCFNKLDNMGLRMEIYHKGKEKEDFKNSSRIMLVSDLKKSIVVTKIDETVSGIFTDNQVFINIISEHIHSDIYMAKLAKIYEETFNDKIKIDTLHEKRNLIK, encoded by the coding sequence GTGGAAAAAATAGTGAATAAACTAATGGGGATTGGTTTTTCTAAAACAGAGGCATTAATATATATAACTTTACTAAAGATTGGACAAGCAAATGGATATAAATTAGCTAAAGAATTAGAACTATCTAAATCTACTATCTATCAAGCTTTAGATGGAATGCATAAAAATGGTTATATTTTAATGATTCCTAATAGTAGTAAAGAGTATGAAGCAAAAAATCCAGAATTATTATTTGAAGAACTTGAAAAAAAATATTTTGCAAATTCTATGAGTTTAAAAAAGGATTTAAAAAATGTTGGAAGAAATTCTAAAAAAGATTACTTCTATAAACTAGAAGGAGAAGAAAATATAAAGAAAGCTTTAATGGATATAATTGATAGTTCAAAGCAAGAGATTTATATAAATACAGATTTTAATTTAATTGAATTTAGAGAAAATATAAAAAAAGCAATTGAAAGAGGAGTTAGGGTAATAGCCTTTTGTTTTAATAAATTAGATAATATGGGTTTGAGAATGGAGATCTATCATAAAGGAAAAGAGAAAGAAGATTTTAAAAACTCAAGTAGAATAATGTTAGTTTCAGATTTAAAAAAAAGTATAGTAGTAACTAAAATTGATGAAACAGTAAGTGGAATATTTACAGATAATCAAGTATTTATAAATATTATATCTGAACATATTCATAGTGATATCTATATGGCAAAATTGGCTAAAATCTATGAGGAAACTTTCAATGATAAAATAAAGATAGATACCTTACATGAAAAGAGAAATTTAATAAAATAG
- the malQ gene encoding 4-alpha-glucanotransferase, whose protein sequence is MFKRSSGILMHISSLPSEYGIGDFGKKAYEFVDFLNKTGQKLWQILPLGPTGYGDSPYQSYSAFAGNYIFIDIEEFVEKGYIGEEDLTPLKNINYDDNLDYEQVKNEKSKLLNNIFLKFEEELSKNTELKEEYNAFLKKNSYWLEDYVLYMVLKDKFGGIPWQNWSKIYKNRVKNKFEITEMDEKRLEYYRFLQYTFYRQWDKLKKYANSKGVKIIGDIPIFVATDSADTWSKPEIFQFTKSKRPKRVAGCPPDYFSKTGQLWGNVLYDWKKLKKTKYKWWIDRIKFCFEIYDIVRIDHFRGFEAYWSIKYGEKTAIRGHWEKGPGIEFFRTIEKKLGKLPIIAEDLGLLTPKVEKLLKRTGYPGMRVLEFAFGDDDNNNYLPHRYSKNCVAYTGTHDNDTVVGWYEKLDPATKERCDEYLKRWLSDRDRNYWNPIEWRSIETLWSSVAVMVLIQMQDLLGLGSSARMNTPSTVGINWKWRLQEEDLTEDIKARLEEITKIFNR, encoded by the coding sequence ATGTTTAAGAGAAGCAGTGGAATATTAATGCATATATCATCTCTTCCAAGTGAATATGGAATAGGGGATTTTGGAAAAAAAGCCTATGAATTTGTTGATTTCTTAAATAAGACAGGACAAAAATTATGGCAAATACTTCCATTAGGACCAACTGGTTATGGTGATTCTCCATATCAATCTTATTCCGCTTTTGCAGGAAACTATATATTTATAGATATAGAGGAGTTTGTAGAAAAGGGATATATTGGAGAAGAGGATTTAACCCCTTTAAAAAATATAAATTATGATGATAACTTAGATTATGAACAAGTAAAAAATGAAAAATCAAAGCTTTTAAATAACATATTTTTAAAATTTGAAGAAGAATTATCTAAAAATACTGAATTAAAAGAGGAGTATAACGCTTTTTTAAAGAAAAATAGTTATTGGTTAGAAGACTATGTATTATACATGGTATTAAAAGATAAATTTGGAGGAATCCCTTGGCAAAATTGGAGTAAAATCTATAAAAATAGAGTTAAAAATAAATTTGAAATTACAGAAATGGATGAAAAAAGACTTGAATATTATAGATTTTTACAATATACTTTTTATAGACAGTGGGATAAATTAAAAAAATATGCTAATAGTAAAGGAGTAAAGATAATAGGAGATATTCCAATATTTGTTGCTACAGATAGTGCAGATACTTGGAGTAAACCAGAAATATTCCAATTTACTAAATCTAAGCGTCCAAAAAGAGTTGCAGGATGTCCACCAGATTATTTTAGTAAAACTGGACAATTATGGGGAAATGTTCTTTATGATTGGAAAAAATTAAAGAAGACAAAATATAAATGGTGGATAGATAGAATAAAATTCTGTTTTGAAATATATGATATAGTTAGAATAGATCATTTTAGAGGATTTGAAGCATATTGGAGTATAAAATATGGCGAAAAAACTGCAATTAGAGGACATTGGGAAAAAGGTCCTGGAATAGAATTTTTTAGAACTATTGAGAAAAAATTAGGAAAATTACCAATAATAGCAGAAGACTTAGGACTTTTAACACCAAAAGTTGAAAAACTTTTAAAAAGAACTGGTTATCCAGGAATGAGGGTTTTAGAATTTGCTTTTGGAGATGATGACAATAATAATTACTTACCACATAGATATTCAAAAAATTGTGTAGCTTATACTGGAACACATGATAATGATACTGTTGTAGGATGGTATGAAAAATTAGATCCAGCGACAAAAGAGAGATGTGATGAATATTTAAAAAGATGGTTAAGTGATAGAGATAGAAATTATTGGAATCCAATAGAATGGAGAAGTATAGAAACTCTTTGGAGTTCTGTAGCTGTAATGGTTTTAATACAGATGCAAGACTTATTGGGATTAGGAAGTTCAGCTAGAATGAATACTCCTTCTACAGTTGGAATAAACTGGAAATGGAGATTACAAGAAGAAGATTTAACTGAAGATATAAAAGCAAGATTAGAAGAGATAACAAAAATATTTAATAGATAA
- a CDS encoding glycogen/starch/alpha-glucan phosphorylase, translated as MRVEKEVLRKQIEKNLKVNFGKELSEAKDFEIYRALGQAVMENIADNWYDTGKLYEKQKQAFYLSAEFLMGRALGNNLINLGMLQEVKELFSELGIDYNKVEDAEEDSALGNGGLGRLAACFLDSLATLNLPGKGYGIRYRNGIFNQGLRDGYQIEKPETWLKYGDVWSVMRPDDEVIVTFGDGSVRAVPYDMPIIGYGTNNINTLRLWEAHSLVDLDLGKFNQQDYLHATQEKTLAEDISRVLYPNDSTDEGKKLRLKQQYFFVSASLQDIVKKYKKVHGTNFDEFADFVAIQLNDTHPVIAIPELMRIFVDIEGLSWEKSWSIVEKTFAYTNHTILAEALEKWWVGLYQQVVPRVYQITQGIDNQLREMLEQKFPNDQNRQNRMRIINGNMIHMAWLAIYGSHKVNGVAALHTEILKKKELKDWYELYPEKFLNKTNGITQRRWLLQSNPQLASLITELIGDAWITDLSELKKLEAYLDDEKVLKRILDIKHEKKVELAEFLKKTQGIEVNPDSIFDIQIKRLHEYKRQLLNIFQVIGLYNKLKLNPSMNFTPVTYIFGAKAAPGYFVAKGIIRLINEVAQMINKDPDVNSKLKVVFVENYRVSVAEKLFPAADISEQISTAGKEASGTGNMKFMLNGALTIGTMDGANVEIVEEAGKENNYIFGLTVKEVEEMRANGYDPHVPYNSVEGLKKVVDSLVDGTFSDLGNGVYGTIHRSLMENAPWHQADQYFVLEDYEAYRRTQQLINKEYTFRMDWARKQLKNIANAGKFSSDRTIKEYASEIWNITPVKL; from the coding sequence ATGAGAGTAGAAAAAGAGGTATTAAGAAAACAAATTGAAAAAAATCTGAAAGTTAACTTTGGTAAAGAATTATCAGAAGCTAAAGATTTTGAAATTTACAGAGCCTTAGGACAGGCTGTTATGGAAAATATTGCTGATAACTGGTATGATACAGGAAAACTTTATGAAAAGCAAAAACAAGCTTTTTATCTATCAGCAGAATTTTTAATGGGAAGAGCATTGGGAAATAACTTAATTAACTTGGGTATGTTACAAGAAGTAAAAGAATTATTCAGTGAATTAGGAATAGACTATAATAAAGTAGAAGATGCTGAAGAAGATTCTGCTTTAGGAAATGGAGGATTAGGAAGACTAGCAGCATGTTTCTTAGATTCGTTAGCTACTCTTAATCTACCAGGAAAAGGATATGGAATAAGATATAGAAATGGAATATTTAATCAAGGACTTAGAGATGGATATCAAATAGAAAAACCAGAAACTTGGCTAAAATATGGTGATGTTTGGTCAGTAATGAGACCAGATGATGAAGTTATAGTAACTTTTGGAGATGGAAGTGTAAGAGCTGTTCCTTATGATATGCCAATTATAGGATATGGAACAAATAACATAAATACATTAAGATTATGGGAAGCACATTCTCTAGTAGATTTAGATTTAGGAAAATTTAATCAACAAGATTATCTACATGCTACACAAGAAAAGACTTTAGCTGAAGATATTTCAAGAGTTTTATATCCAAATGACTCTACAGATGAAGGTAAGAAATTAAGATTAAAACAACAATATTTCTTCGTATCAGCTTCATTACAAGATATAGTAAAAAAATATAAGAAAGTTCATGGAACTAATTTTGATGAATTTGCAGATTTTGTAGCAATTCAATTAAATGATACTCACCCAGTAATAGCAATACCTGAACTTATGAGAATATTTGTAGATATTGAAGGACTTTCTTGGGAAAAATCTTGGAGTATAGTAGAAAAAACTTTTGCTTATACTAACCATACAATCTTAGCTGAAGCATTAGAAAAATGGTGGGTAGGATTATATCAACAAGTAGTTCCTAGAGTATATCAAATAACTCAAGGAATAGATAATCAATTAAGAGAGATGTTAGAGCAAAAATTCCCTAATGATCAAAATAGACAAAATAGAATGAGAATTATCAATGGAAATATGATTCATATGGCATGGTTAGCAATATATGGAAGCCATAAAGTAAATGGAGTTGCTGCTCTTCATACAGAAATATTAAAGAAAAAAGAATTAAAAGATTGGTATGAACTATATCCTGAAAAATTCTTAAATAAAACAAATGGAATAACTCAAAGAAGATGGTTATTACAATCAAACCCACAACTTGCTAGTTTAATTACAGAGTTAATTGGAGATGCTTGGATAACTGATCTAAGTGAATTGAAAAAATTAGAAGCTTATTTAGATGATGAAAAAGTATTAAAAAGAATTTTAGATATTAAACATGAGAAAAAAGTAGAACTTGCAGAATTCTTAAAGAAAACTCAAGGAATAGAAGTTAATCCAGATTCTATATTTGATATTCAAATTAAGAGATTACATGAATACAAAAGACAACTATTAAATATCTTCCAAGTTATTGGATTATATAATAAATTAAAATTAAATCCTAGTATGAATTTCACACCAGTAACTTATATATTTGGAGCTAAAGCAGCACCAGGATATTTTGTTGCTAAAGGAATAATTAGACTTATAAATGAAGTTGCTCAAATGATAAATAAAGATCCAGATGTAAATTCTAAATTAAAAGTTGTATTTGTAGAAAACTATAGAGTATCTGTTGCTGAAAAATTATTCCCAGCTGCTGATATTTCAGAACAAATTTCAACTGCAGGAAAAGAAGCTTCTGGAACAGGAAACATGAAATTTATGTTAAATGGAGCGTTAACTATTGGAACTATGGATGGAGCTAACGTAGAGATTGTAGAGGAAGCTGGAAAAGAAAATAACTATATTTTTGGACTTACAGTAAAAGAAGTAGAAGAGATGAGAGCAAATGGTTATGATCCACATGTTCCTTACAATAGTGTAGAAGGACTTAAAAAAGTAGTAGATTCTTTAGTTGATGGAACATTTAGTGATTTAGGAAATGGAGTTTATGGAACTATTCATAGATCACTTATGGAAAATGCTCCTTGGCATCAAGCAGATCAATATTTCGTATTAGAAGATTATGAAGCTTATAGAAGAACACAACAATTAATAAATAAAGAATATACATTTAGAATGGATTGGGCTAGAAAACAATTAAAAAATATTGCTAATGCTGGAAAATTCTCTTCAGATAGAACAATAAAAGAGTATGCTAGTGAAATTTGGAATATTACTCCAGTAAAATTATAA
- the glgB gene encoding 1,4-alpha-glucan branching protein GlgB — protein MERELDRYLFHKGEHREAYKYMGAHFEDNGVIFRVWAPNARSISVVGDFNNWNGDNHYMTKINPEGIWELKIDGLKKMELYKFKVEQADGNVVFKADPYAFYSEMRPNTASILYDIPQFKWADKRWLNKRITGLNKPMNIYEVHLGSWKKNEKGEWLNYREIAEELCAYVKEMNYTHVEIMPVSEHPLDASWGYQGTGYYSVTSRYGTPEDFMYFINYMHRYNIGVILDWVPGHFCKDTHGLYRFDGTATYEYADERIGENKEWGTCNFDLTRYEVQSFLISNVNFWFKEFHIDGIRIDAVANMLYLPNVDGLTNQYGGKENLGAVDFFKKLNSALHEDYPNCVIMAEDSTAWPNVTKHAVDGGLGFDNKWNMGWMNDTLKYFEIDPLYRKDHHGKLTFSFMYAFSENYVLPLSHDEVVHGKKSIVNKMPGFYGAQLANVKCLYSYQMLHPGKKLNFMGNEFAQGLEWRFYEQLEWQLLENEENKKIQDYCKALNKMYLKEAALWEDSWDTFEWIEHENYNGNMISFLRKTKDGKEKIIGLFNFSGEDKLAYRIGVPENKIYRVILNSDDEKFGGTNFNKRKRYKPVMEEWNRRPQHIQVDIRANSVIFLKAEEKKSKVEEGSGKEETNLAKESKSKKEVKKGKKPEIK, from the coding sequence TTGGAAAGAGAATTAGATAGATACCTTTTTCATAAAGGAGAACATAGAGAAGCTTATAAATATATGGGAGCACATTTTGAAGATAACGGTGTTATCTTCAGAGTGTGGGCACCTAATGCTAGATCTATTTCAGTAGTTGGAGATTTTAATAACTGGAATGGAGATAATCACTACATGACTAAAATTAATCCTGAAGGAATTTGGGAGTTAAAAATAGATGGTCTAAAAAAAATGGAGTTATATAAGTTCAAGGTAGAACAAGCAGATGGAAATGTTGTGTTTAAAGCTGATCCATATGCCTTTTACTCAGAGATGAGACCAAATACAGCTTCTATATTATATGATATTCCTCAATTTAAATGGGCAGATAAAAGATGGTTAAATAAAAGAATAACTGGTTTAAATAAACCTATGAATATTTATGAAGTTCATTTAGGTTCATGGAAAAAGAATGAAAAAGGGGAATGGTTAAACTATAGAGAAATAGCTGAAGAGTTATGTGCATATGTCAAAGAAATGAACTATACTCATGTGGAAATTATGCCAGTAAGTGAACATCCTTTAGATGCTTCTTGGGGATATCAAGGAACAGGGTATTACTCTGTAACAAGTAGATATGGAACACCAGAAGATTTTATGTATTTTATAAATTATATGCATAGATACAATATAGGAGTTATTTTAGACTGGGTTCCAGGACATTTTTGTAAGGATACTCATGGGTTATATAGATTTGATGGTACAGCTACTTATGAATATGCAGATGAAAGAATTGGTGAAAATAAAGAGTGGGGAACATGTAATTTTGACTTAACTCGTTATGAAGTTCAAAGTTTCTTAATCTCAAATGTAAATTTCTGGTTTAAAGAGTTTCATATAGATGGAATTAGAATAGATGCTGTGGCTAATATGCTATATCTTCCTAATGTAGATGGACTTACAAATCAATATGGAGGAAAAGAGAATTTAGGTGCAGTAGATTTCTTTAAAAAATTAAATAGTGCTCTTCATGAAGATTATCCTAATTGTGTAATAATGGCTGAAGATTCAACTGCTTGGCCAAATGTAACTAAACATGCAGTAGATGGTGGTTTAGGTTTTGACAATAAGTGGAATATGGGTTGGATGAATGATACATTAAAATATTTTGAGATTGATCCATTGTATAGAAAAGACCATCATGGAAAATTAACATTCTCATTTATGTATGCTTTTTCTGAAAATTATGTATTACCTCTTTCACATGATGAGGTAGTTCATGGTAAAAAATCAATTGTAAATAAAATGCCAGGATTTTATGGGGCACAACTTGCCAATGTAAAATGCTTATACTCATATCAAATGTTACACCCTGGAAAGAAATTAAACTTTATGGGAAATGAGTTTGCTCAAGGATTAGAATGGAGATTTTATGAGCAATTAGAGTGGCAATTATTAGAAAATGAGGAAAATAAAAAAATACAAGATTATTGTAAAGCTTTAAATAAGATGTACTTGAAAGAAGCTGCTTTATGGGAAGATAGTTGGGATACTTTTGAATGGATAGAACATGAAAACTATAATGGAAATATGATATCTTTCCTAAGAAAAACAAAAGATGGAAAAGAAAAAATAATAGGGTTATTTAATTTTTCTGGAGAGGATAAACTAGCTTATAGAATTGGTGTTCCAGAAAATAAAATATATAGAGTAATTCTTAACAGCGATGATGAAAAGTTTGGAGGAACTAACTTTAACAAGAGAAAGAGATATAAGCCTGTTATGGAAGAGTGGAATAGAAGACCACAACATATTCAAGTGGATATTAGAGCAAACTCAGTAATTTTTCTAAAAGCTGAAGAGAAAAAGTCAAAAGTAGAAGAGGGGAGTGGGAAAGAAGAAACAAACTTAGCAAAAGAGAGCAAGAGTAAAAAAGAAGTCAAAAAGGGGAAAAAACCTGAGATAAAATAA
- a CDS encoding glucose-1-phosphate adenylyltransferase, which produces MKKKHIIAMLLAGGQGSRLKKLTEKIAKPAVYFGGKYRIIDFTLSNCSNSGIDTVGVLTQYEPHILNEHIGNGSPWDLDRMNGGVTVLQPHTKKNDEGGWYKGTANAIYQNISFIDKYNPDHVLILSGDHIYKMDYDKMLKFHEDKDADVTIGVFNVPLKDAPSFGIMNTNEDFSIYEFEEKPKEPKSTLASMGIYIFKWDVLKKYLIEDEQDPNSSNDFGKNIIPNLLNDKMKLFAYPFEGYWKDVGTIESFWDAHMDLLKEDNELNIFDKNWRINTRQGIYPPLYVSNDAKIITSLVEKGCEIEGEVKNSVIFPGVKIGKNSKVYNSVVMPDTIIEENVIINKAILAENVKVEKNTVVGDNEEIVVIGQGEVVKSNAIKNAEK; this is translated from the coding sequence ATGAAGAAGAAACACATAATAGCTATGTTATTGGCTGGAGGACAAGGAAGTCGTTTAAAAAAACTTACAGAAAAAATAGCTAAACCAGCAGTTTATTTTGGTGGAAAATATAGAATAATAGATTTTACTTTAAGTAACTGTTCAAACTCAGGAATAGATACAGTAGGGGTATTAACACAATATGAGCCTCATATTTTAAATGAACACATAGGAAATGGATCACCTTGGGACTTAGATAGAATGAATGGAGGAGTAACAGTTTTACAACCTCACACTAAGAAAAATGATGAAGGTGGTTGGTATAAAGGAACAGCAAACGCTATATATCAAAACATTTCATTTATAGATAAATATAATCCAGACCATGTATTAATTTTATCAGGAGACCATATTTATAAAATGGACTATGATAAAATGTTAAAATTCCATGAAGATAAAGATGCAGATGTAACAATTGGAGTTTTTAATGTTCCTTTAAAAGATGCACCAAGTTTTGGAATTATGAATACTAATGAAGATTTTTCAATATATGAATTTGAAGAAAAACCAAAAGAACCAAAAAGTACATTAGCTTCTATGGGAATCTATATTTTTAAATGGGATGTATTGAAAAAATATCTAATAGAAGATGAACAAGATCCAAATTCAAGTAATGACTTTGGAAAAAATATAATTCCAAATCTATTAAATGATAAAATGAAATTATTTGCATATCCATTTGAAGGATATTGGAAAGACGTTGGAACAATCGAAAGTTTCTGGGATGCTCATATGGACTTATTAAAAGAAGATAATGAGTTAAATATTTTCGATAAAAACTGGAGAATTAATACACGTCAAGGAATTTATCCACCACTATATGTAAGTAATGATGCTAAAATAATAACTTCTTTAGTAGAAAAAGGATGTGAAATTGAAGGAGAGGTTAAAAACTCAGTTATTTTCCCAGGAGTAAAAATAGGAAAAAATAGTAAAGTATATAATTCGGTAGTAATGCCAGATACAATAATTGAAGAAAATGTAATTATCAATAAAGCAATCTTAGCAGAAAATGTAAAAGTTGAGAAAAATACAGTAGTTGGAGATAATGAAGAGATTGTTGTAATTGGACAAGGAGAAGTAGTAAAAAGTAATGCTATAAAAAATGCTGAGAAATAG
- the glgD gene encoding glucose-1-phosphate adenylyltransferase subunit GlgD has protein sequence MLNNYMAIIFLDENLDNIRSLTKMRPLASVPAGGTYRIIDFPLSNLVNAGIRNVGIFAGNEDLNSLTDHIGRGTEWDLDRKKDGIFMFKQMADSTYTTNIKRVKKNMEYFFRSKQENIVVLSSHMVCNLDIKDVVKQHEASGKDITLVYKNVNNANERFDNCDSVKLGENGEVLGIGQNLFFKKDENISLEAFVMSKELLIKMICDGIQEGVYYTVRDLVTRNVGRVSINGYEFKGYLACINSTKEYFDFNMDLLKKEVREDLFNKERSIYTKTKDTPPSLFREGAEVNNSLIANGCILGGTVKNSILARGAVVEAGAVVEDCILLQDSVVKSGAVLKNIIVDKNNIINSNEKLSASRNYPLVIEKSIKWDDKHYKNLLAYLEGVSKD, from the coding sequence ATGCTAAATAACTACATGGCAATAATATTTTTAGATGAAAATTTAGATAATATAAGATCACTTACAAAAATGAGACCACTTGCATCAGTACCAGCAGGTGGAACATATAGAATAATCGACTTTCCACTATCTAACTTAGTAAATGCAGGAATAAGAAACGTTGGAATTTTTGCTGGAAATGAAGATTTAAACTCACTTACTGACCATATTGGAAGAGGAACAGAGTGGGATTTAGATAGAAAAAAAGATGGAATCTTTATGTTTAAACAAATGGCAGATTCTACATATACAACTAATATAAAGAGAGTTAAAAAGAATATGGAATATTTCTTCCGTAGCAAACAAGAAAATATAGTTGTATTAAGTTCTCATATGGTATGTAACTTAGATATAAAAGATGTTGTAAAACAACATGAAGCTAGTGGAAAAGATATAACATTAGTTTATAAAAATGTTAACAATGCAAATGAAAGATTTGATAATTGTGACAGTGTAAAATTAGGAGAAAATGGAGAAGTTTTAGGAATAGGACAAAACCTTTTCTTTAAAAAAGATGAAAATATATCACTAGAAGCTTTTGTTATGAGTAAAGAGCTTTTAATAAAAATGATTTGTGATGGTATTCAAGAAGGAGTTTACTATACAGTAAGAGACTTAGTAACTAGAAATGTTGGAAGAGTTTCTATTAATGGATATGAGTTTAAAGGATACTTAGCTTGTATAAACTCTACAAAAGAATACTTTGATTTCAATATGGATCTATTGAAAAAAGAAGTTAGAGAAGACTTATTTAATAAAGAAAGAAGTATCTATACAAAAACTAAAGATACACCACCTTCATTATTCAGAGAAGGAGCAGAAGTTAATAACAGTTTAATAGCTAATGGTTGCATATTAGGTGGAACTGTAAAAAATTCAATTTTAGCAAGAGGAGCTGTAGTAGAAGCTGGAGCTGTAGTAGAAGATTGTATTTTATTACAAGATAGTGTTGTAAAATCTGGAGCTGTATTAAAGAATATTATCGTAGATAAAAATAATATTATAAATTCAAATGAAAAATTAAGTGCTTCTAGAAATTACCCATTAGTAATAGAAAAAAGTATAAAATGGGATGATAAACACTATAAAAATTTACTAGCTTATTTAGAGGGAGTTAGTAAAGACTAA
- a CDS encoding glycogen/starch synthase, producing MKVLFATGEAWPFIKTGGLGDVAYSLPKALKDKGIDARVILPKYGQIPEKYRNSMKHLGHKKIWASHYDAYVGIESYELEGVTYYFVDNMQYFTRSKIYGELDDCERFVFFTKAVVETFDITGFTPDIIHCNDWHTALIPIYLLERGLTNIRTVFTIHNLRFQGFFPNQELEETLEIDRWKYYQEDGLKYYDMISFLKGGVVYSDYVTTVSETYAEEIKTPEYGEGIDGLFRKYDNKLVGIVNGIDGNVFKVNNTPKKELKAKLQKELGLEVDPDVPVVAIISRLDRQKGIDMLTQTFDRMMDLGIQFILLGSGETHYENFFRWKENQYPGRVCSYIGFNQPLSISVYEGADIFLMPSLFEPCGLSQMIAMRYGTIPLVRETGGLKDTVTPYNEITGEGDGFGFQEPNGEVMLRILSYAISIYKDKKQWDNIIKNAKARDNSWDTSADKYIEVYKKILKK from the coding sequence ATGAAGGTACTTTTTGCTACTGGAGAAGCTTGGCCATTTATTAAGACTGGTGGTTTAGGAGACGTAGCTTATTCTTTACCTAAAGCACTAAAAGATAAAGGAATAGATGCAAGAGTAATTTTACCAAAATATGGACAAATACCAGAAAAATATAGAAATTCTATGAAACATTTAGGGCATAAAAAAATATGGGCATCACACTATGACGCTTATGTAGGAATAGAGAGTTATGAACTAGAAGGGGTAACATACTATTTTGTTGATAATATGCAATATTTTACAAGGTCTAAAATATATGGTGAGCTAGATGATTGTGAAAGATTTGTTTTTTTCACAAAAGCAGTAGTAGAAACTTTTGATATAACTGGTTTTACTCCTGACATTATTCATTGTAACGATTGGCATACAGCTCTTATTCCAATATATCTTTTGGAGAGAGGTCTTACAAATATAAGAACTGTATTTACAATACATAACTTAAGATTCCAAGGATTTTTCCCTAATCAAGAGTTAGAAGAAACTTTAGAGATAGATAGATGGAAATATTATCAAGAAGATGGATTGAAATATTATGACATGATATCTTTCTTAAAAGGTGGAGTAGTTTATTCTGATTATGTAACAACAGTAAGTGAAACTTATGCTGAAGAGATAAAAACTCCAGAGTATGGAGAAGGAATAGATGGTCTTTTCAGAAAATATGATAATAAGTTAGTTGGAATTGTAAATGGAATAGATGGAAATGTATTTAAGGTAAATAACACTCCTAAAAAAGAATTGAAAGCTAAATTACAAAAAGAACTAGGATTAGAAGTTGATCCAGATGTACCTGTAGTGGCTATTATTTCAAGATTAGATAGACAAAAAGGTATAGATATGTTAACACAAACTTTTGATAGAATGATGGATTTAGGAATTCAATTTATATTACTTGGAAGTGGAGAAACTCATTATGAAAACTTCTTTAGATGGAAAGAAAATCAATATCCAGGAAGAGTATGCTCATATATAGGATTTAATCAACCACTTTCAATATCAGTTTATGAGGGAGCTGATATATTCTTAATGCCATCACTATTTGAACCATGTGGATTATCACAAATGATAGCTATGAGATATGGAACAATACCTTTAGTAAGAGAAACTGGAGGATTAAAAGATACAGTTACTCCATATAATGAGATTACTGGAGAGGGAGATGGATTTGGATTCCAAGAACCTAATGGAGAAGTAATGTTGAGAATTCTTTCATATGCAATCTCTATCTATAAAGATAAAAAACAATGGGATAATATTATAAAGAATGCTAAAGCTAGAGACAATAGCTGGGATACATCAGCAGATAAATATATAGAAGTATATAAAAAAATATTAAAAAAATAA